In a single window of the Trichoderma breve strain T069 chromosome 6, whole genome shotgun sequence genome:
- a CDS encoding OPT oligopeptide transporter protein domain-containing protein gives MTASIADDSVVVEGRTPTHEISDEKVAVGEVDDYDEKDNASDDVIIVTGADAAAHLIPLRDDGEPALTFRSMFLATCLSAFQAVMSQIYQFKPTAATISGTFIVLIAYFVGNAWAAFLPRGDKLRARWAARGGQGKPPLWITIATFINPGPWNLKEHAVCSITATSASNASASITVFTAQDLFYNLPLSASTVVLSTISIGLFGYGICGVLRPIAVWHVEAVYWSTLPTVKTLQGLHWQSLKGSKPLRFFWYSFVGMFIYEFFPAYIFPFLNSISIPCLAAMHATGSKAAILTNLFGGATNNEGLGLFSFSFDWQYITSFNTSLPLTLQAHAAAGFIVCYAVVLAIYYTNSWSAKSQPFMSTQLRSENGTKYPVSEVFVGGVLDESALQKYGIPKLTGSFAYAMFMANAAIGALVAHCFLFWGGDVKKAYKSSREGRYDDRHHAHMAENYKEAPWWWYIAVLVFSFVLGLVVVIKENITLPAWAYVVALIVGIFIAPLSTILYSRYGNGIATNNLSKMLAGLMLPGRPVGNMYFAAWSHNVISNCVNLCNDLKMGEYLKIPPRVMFLTQIYGTILGGFVNYGVMISIVNGNRELLIDSNGNASWSGATIQSYNTNATSWALAKYLYKTGAEYEMVPIGLAIGAGAVALHRIFVYFVPKIRGFDIKNDINLPQFIQYAGYIPYNQSQTCVIWSQLAAGFFTQFYLRNYRPRIFRDYSYLVTGAFDGASLTVLFILSFAVFGAGGPAVPFPSWWGNHVDGFYDFCPVAE, from the exons ATGACGGCCTCGATAGCAGACGACTCCGTTGTTGTGGAGGGCAGGACCCCTACCCACGAAATCAGTGATGAGAAGGTCGCTGTTGGCGAGGT CGACGACTACGACGAGAAGGATAATGCCAGTGATGATGTTATCATTGTTACTGGTGCCGACGCAGCGGCTCATCTGATTCCGCtgcgagatgatggcgagcCTGCCTTGACGTTTCGAAGCATGTTCTTGGCTACATGTCTGTCGGCCTTTCAAGCTGTCATGAGTCAAATCTACCAG TTCAAACCAACTGCAGCAACAATCTCTGGAACCTTCATCGTTCTCATCGCGTACTTCGTTGGTAATGCTTGGGCTGCGTTCCTCCCTCGTGGTGACAAACTGAGGGCTCGATGGGCAGCCAGGGGTGGTCAGGGAAAACCTCCCCTGTGGATTACCATCGCTACCTTCATCAACCCTGGGCCATGGAATCTTAAGGAGCACGCTGTGTGTTCCATCACAGCCACCTCTGCTTCCAACGCTTCTGCCAGTATCACTGTCTTCACTGCCCAGGATCTCTTCTACAACCTGCCTTTGAGCGCCTCCACCGTCGTCTTGAgcaccatctccattggACTCTTTGGCTATGGTATCTGCGGTGTGTTGCGTCCGATTGCCGTATGGCACGTCGAAGCAGTCTACTGGAGTACTCTTCCTACGGTCAAAACCCTCCAAGGACTTCACTGGCAAAGCCTGAAGGGCTCCAAGCCTCTCCGATTCTTCTGGTACAGCTTTGTGGGCATGTTCATTTACGAGTTCTTCCCTGCGTACATTTTCCCGTTCCTGAACTCCATCTCTATCCCCTGCTTGGCCGCCATGCATGCTACAGGATCAAAGGCTGCCATCCTCACCAACCTGTTCGGTGGTGCTACCAACAACGAAGGATTGGGACTCTTTAGCTTCTCGTTCGATTGGCAATAC ATTACTTCTTTCAACACCTCTCTGCCGCTTACACTGCAGGCCCATGCTGCTGCCGGATTCATCGTTTGCTACGCGGTGGTGCTCGCCATCTATTATACCAATTCATGGAGTGCTAAATCCCAGCCATTTATGTCGACGCAGCTTCGATCCGAAAACGGTACCAAGTACCCGGTTTCAGAGGTGTTTGTTGGCGGTGTGCTCGATGAGAGTGCTTTGCAGAAGTATGGTATTCCTAAGCTGACTGGCAGCTTCGCATATGCCATGTTCATGGCCAACGCTGCT ATTGGTGCCTTGGTTGCCCATTGCTTCCTGTTTTGGGGTGGAGATGTTAAGAAGGCATACAAAAGTTCGAGGGAAGGTCGATATGATGACCGACATCACGCCCACATGGCGGAGAACTACAAAGAGGCACCGTGGTGGTGGTACATTGCTGTCCTCGTTTTCAGCTTCGTTCTCGGTCTCGTCGTTGTTATCAAGGAGAACATCACCCTTCCTGCCTGGGCATACGTTGTCGCCCTTATTGTCGGCATCTTTATCGCACCCTTG AGTACCATTCTATACTCTCGCTATGGTAACGGTATTGCCACCAACAACTTGTCCAAGATGTTGGCAGGTTTGATGCTTCCTGGTCGCCCCGTCGGCAACATGTACTTTGCTGCTTGGTCTCACAACGTTATCTCCAACTGTGTCAACTTGTGCAATGACCTGAAGATGGGCGAATACC TTAAAATCCCGCCCCGTGTCATGTTCCTCACTCAAATCTACGGTACTATTCTTGGTGGTTTCGTCAACTATGGTGTCATGATTTCCATTGTCAACGGCAATCGCGAACTTCTCATTGACAGCAACGGTAACGCTTCATGGAGTGGTGCAACTATCCAGTCATACAACACCAACGCTACTTCCTGGGCCCTGGCAAAGTATCTCTACAAGACTGGCGCAGAGTACGAGATGGTCCCCATCGGATTGGCTATTGGTGCTGGAGCCGTTGCTCTCCACCGCATCTTCGTCTAC TTCGTTCCCAAGATCCGAGGCTTCGATATCAAAAACGACATCAACCTCCCCCAGTTCATCCAATACGCTGGCTACATCCCATACAACCAGTCTCAAACCTGCGTTATCTGGAgccagcttgctgctggattCTTCACGCAGTTTTACCTCCGAAACTACCGCCCTCGCATTTTCAGGGATTATTCGTACTTGGTCACTGGTGCCTTTGATGGTGCCAGTCTCACAGTGCTTTTCATCCTTTCTTTTGCAGTCTTTGGGGCTGGTGGCCCTGCGGTTCCCTTCCCTTCATGGTGGGGTAACCATGTTGACGGCTTCTATGATTTCTGCCCTGTGGCCGAGTAG
- a CDS encoding aminotransferase class I and II domain-containing protein, with amino-acid sequence MGSYNADSGVLTALASQLRLSATLEINELVHRQAAKGHKVVHLGFGEATFPIQQSVIAAHRQASDITSYLPVAGLMKLREAVAEFQSRRLNHTIHPRQVVIAPGSKPLLFALFDILQGDVLLPRPSWVSYEPQILHASKRVFWVETDEVDRHTITESSLELAFERGVSEGGNPRIMLINSPSNPTGQAFSQHDIEIITAFCRRHNITLISDEIYSDISFSENHSATPCSASQFDDGQKILTGGLSKTYSAGGWRVGYAIFPNNEFGEKVQSAILAYASECWSAASAPAQEAAAVAFATSPEMDLYRSQVVALHKRCTLALYNALRECGLAVAEPKGAFYVYPSFHPYTRQLEALGIITSQQLSHWLIEECGVAALPGSVFGEDDNGLIGGRYRLRMATSYLYFQSHAERYELGYKTLASASDTSNPLTLPLLDEAILAIRKAVGKLRAVA; translated from the exons ATGGGCTCCTATAATGCTGATTCCGGCGTATTGACTGCCTTGGCAAGTCAACTACGCCTTTCTGCCACTCTGGAAATCAATGAGCTTGTTCATCGTCAAGCAGCCAAAGGACACAAAGTTGTCCATCTGGGATTTGGAGAAGCCACATTTCCCATCCAGCAGAGCGTTATTGCGGCTCATAGGCAAGCCAGCGATATCACCAGCTATCTTCCTGTGGCGGGACtgatgaagttgagagag GCTGTTGCCGAGTTTCAATCTCGTCGTCTCAATCACACGATTCATCCACGCCAGGTCGTAATAGCTCCTGGATCGAAGCCGTTACTGTTTGCACTCTTCGATATTCTTCAAGGAGATGTGCTTTTGCCGCGACCGTCGTGGGTTAGCTATGAGCCACAAATTCTTCATGCGAGTAAACGAGTCTTTTGGGTTGAAACAGATGAAGTGGATCGCCATACCATCACAG AATCTTCTCTTGAATTGGCTTTTGAAAGAGGTGTCAGCGAAGGTGGAAACCCTCGAATTATGCTTATCAACAGTCCATCCAACCCGACTGGTCAGGCGTTTAGCCAACACGACATTGAGATTATCACCGCTTTTTGTCGGCGCCATAATATCACTCTCATTAGTGATGAAATCTACTCAGATATAAGCTTTTCCGAGAATCATAGTGCTACCCCTTGCTCGGCTTCTCAATTCGATGACGGCCAGAAGATCTTAACCGGCGGACTTTCCAAG ACTTATTCAGCCGGAGGATGGAGAGTAGGGTATGCGATCTTCCCCAACAACGAGTTTGGAGAAAAGGTGCAATCGGCAATATTAGCATATGCTTCCGAATGCTGGTCTGCCGCCTCCGCTCCAGCACAAGAGGCCGCGGCTGTTGCATTTGCCACCAGCCCAGAGATGGACTTGTATCGCAGCCAAGTTGTGGCATTACACAAGCGATGCACGTTGGCCTTGTATAATGCCTTACGTGAGTGCGGTCTTGCGGTTGCAGAGCCAAAGGGTGCTTTTTATGTGTATCCATCTTTCCATCCTTATACACGGCAGCTTGAGGCCCTTGGTATTATCACCAGTCAACAGTTATCGCACTGGCTTATCGAAGAATGCGGTGTTGCGGCTCTCCCAGGATCCGTTTTCGGGGAAGACGATAATGGATTAATCGGCGGTCGATATCGCTTGCGAATGGCCACGAGTTATCTATACTTTCAAAGCCATGCTGAAAGATATGAGCTTGGATATAAAACCCTGGCTTCAGCTTCCGACACAAGTAACCCTTTAACGCTACCGTTGCTCGATGAAGCCATATTGGCAATACGGAAGGCTGTAGGAAAACTCCGTGCAGTGGCATAA
- a CDS encoding alpha-N-acetylglucosaminidase (NAGLU) tim-barrel domain-containing protein encodes MHLFNIITTVGTVPIDRTAGIKALVKPRLPQHENSFIFSLANDTTSAVDSYTVVSTADGKIHVQGTSLSSIVYGLHSYLSDVVHADIWWHAGSQLEDAPVSLPRLSSPLNGQNIVPYRYELNTVTTSYTAPFWTWEDWELQLDWMALRGINIAPAWIGIEKFFIEVFQEVGFTDDDISDFFTGPAFLAWNHFGNLQGSWSSDLPFEWVDNQFALQKKIVKRMVELGITPILPVFPGFVPRAVSDVLPDAHIQWVNFPEEYTEDILLDPVDPLFAQMQLSFITKQQQAYGNITNFYALDQFNEMTPPSEDLDYLRNASSNTWKALKAADPNAIWVFQAWLFAQNTTFWTNDRIEGYLGGVTTDSDMLILDIWSESMPQWQRAQSYYGKPWIWCELQNYGATINMYGQIQNVTKSPILALQ; translated from the exons ATGCATTTGTTCAACATCATTACGACCGTAGGTACTGTCCCCATTG ACCGAACTGCCGGTATCAAAGCCCTTGTGAAGCCACGACTACCGCAACATGAAaattctttcatcttttctttggcCAACGACACGACGTCGGCAGTAGATAGTTACACCGTTGTGAGCACCGCCGATGGTAAGATCCATGTGCAGGGAACATCGCTCAGTTCTATTGTATATGG CCTTCATTCTTACCTCTCAGACGTTGTTCACGCCGATATTTGGTGGCATGCTGGTAGCCAACTCGAAGATGCACCCGTGAGTCTGCCGAGATTGTCATCACCATTGAATGGACAAAATATCGTTCCTTATCGCTATGAGCTCAACACAG TGACCACTTCGTACACCGCCCCATTCTGGACTTGGGAGGATTGGGAATTGCAATTGGACTGGATGGCCCTTCGTGGCATCAACATAGCTCCAGCATGGATTGGAATCGAGAAATTCTTCATTGAAGTCTTCCAAGAAGTCGGTTTCACAGATGATGATATTTCAGATTTCTTCACTGGTCCTGCATTTCTCGCCTGGAACCACTTTGGTAACTTACAAGGATCGTGGTCTTCCGATCTACCGTTTGAATGGGTCGACAACCAGTTTGCTCTTCAGAAAAAGATAGTAAAACGCATGGTAGAGTTGGGAATAACGCCTATTTTGCCTGTATTTCCTGGCTTCGTCCCTCGGGCGGTGTCTGATGTATTACCTGATGCTCACATTCAGTGGGTGAACTTTCCCGAGGAGTATACTGAAGACATACTGCTTGATCCCGTCGATCCTCTATTTGCGCAAATGCAACTGAGCTTTAtcacgaagcagcagcaggcataCGGAAACATCACAAACTTTTATGCGCTTGACCAGTTTAATGAAATGACACCTCCTTCGGAAGACCTAGATTACCTGAGAAATGCGAGCTCAAACACATGGAAGGCACTCAAAGCGGCAGACCCCAACGCCATCTGGGTGTTTCAGGCGTGGCTATTCGCGCAAAACACCACTTTCTGGACGAACGACCGCATTGAAGGATATCTCGGGGGCGTCACTACCGACAGTGACATGCTAATTTTGGACATTTGGTCAGAATCGATGCCCCAATGGCAGCGTGCTCAGTCATATTACGGCAAGCCTTGGATCTGGTGCGAACTGCAAAACTACGGCGCCACCATAAATATGTATGGCCAGATCCAGAATGTCACCAAGAGCCCTATCCTGGCACTGCAATAG
- a CDS encoding nmrA-like family domain-containing protein has translation MAVIRNVAVAGASGNIGSYVLKALLQANFNVTVLTRSQKPGAYNSKITVVEVDFTSVNSLISALQNQDAIVSTVGKAGLEAQKLLIDAAIAAGVQRFIPSDYGVCTTSPKVSGFPFYSTLATVRQYLEDKAATGALSYTVVAIGSFLEYVLMTPAVVNFKEHSVTLMDEGKNRISTSPLASIGTAVAGVFKNPYETKNRVVYVSATILTQKQIFDIAKEIKPEITWTVSNIKASDILKEGLDAVAAGDGGLQAIGNILIGTAFGGEEYGCAYDNNDNSLLGIEPITHKMLKSLIAAQLN, from the exons ATGGCTGTAATTCGGAATGTCGCGGTTGCTGGT GCTTCTGGCAACATTGGATCATATGTTTTGAAGGCACTCCTCCAGGCTAACTTTAATGTTACGGTTCTTACTCGTTCTCAAAAGCCTGGGGCTTACAATTCCAAAATCACGGTAGTAGAGGTGGATTTTACCTCTGTGAACTCTTTGATATCAGCACTTCAAAATCAGGATGCTATTGTATCGACTGTTGGGAAAGCTGGCTTAGAAGCCCAAAAACTTCTAATTGATGCAGCCATTGCCGCTGGTGTTCAACGATTCATTCCTTCAGACTATGGAGTGTGCACGACTAGCCCCAAGGTTTCAGGCTTTCCTTTCTATTCTACATTGGCAACCGTTCGGCAGTACCTCGAAGACAAGGCAGCTACGGGTGCTTTGTCCTATACCGTCGTGGCTATTGGAAGCTTTTTGGAGTACGTGTTGATGACTCCCGCAGTTGTCAACTTTAAAGAGCATTCGGTTACTTTAATGGACGAAGGCAAGAATAGGATCAGTACTTCCCCCCTGGCGAGTATTGGGACGGCTGTTGCGGGTGTATTCAAGAATCCATATGAGACCAAAAATCGTGTCGTCTACGTCTCGGCAACAATTTTGACACAGAAACAAATCTTCGACATTGCAAAAGAAATCAAGCCCGAGATAACATGGACCGTTAGCAACATCAAAGCATCGGACATTCTCAAGGAAGGCCTCGATGCAGTCGCCGCTGGAGACGGTGGCTTGCAAGCTATTGGGAACATATTAATCGGCACTGCCTTTGGAGGCGAGGAATATGGCTGCGCATACGACAACAATGACAATTCGCTCCTTGGTATTGAACCAATTACTCATAAGATGCTCAAGAGTTTGATCGCTGCGCAACTCAACTAA